The following are encoded in a window of Kogia breviceps isolate mKogBre1 chromosome 12, mKogBre1 haplotype 1, whole genome shotgun sequence genomic DNA:
- the LOC131766815 gene encoding C-type lectin domain family 12 member B-like: MEKEFLKSQISSLLKRQRQKAIKLCQELIIHTSDHKCNPCPKTRQWYQNSCHYFATNEEKTWPNGRKRCMDKNSMLVKIDSLEEKDFLKSQPLPKFPFFWLGLSWDPSGRRWLREDGSSPSPSLFSTNKYAQINGSKGCAEFQKGKIYSSHCSAEISWICEKTAAFVKVEDLD; the protein is encoded by the exons ATGGAGAAGGAATTTCTCAAGTCACAGATCTCCAGTCTATTGAAGAGGCAGAGACAAAAGGCCATCAAACTCTGTCAAGAGCTAATCATTCACACTTCAG accaCAAATGTAATCCTTGTCCTAAGACCCGGCAATGGTACCAAAACAGCTGCCATTATTTTGCGACAAATGAGGAGAAAACCTGGCCTAATGGTAGAAAACGCTGCATGGACAAGAACTCTATGCTGGTGAAGATAGATAGCCTGGAGGAAAAG GATTTTCTGAAGTCACAGCCATTACCCAAGTTTCCTTTCTTCTGGTTGGGGTTATCATGGGACCCATCTGGCAGAAGATGGCTAAGGGAGGATGGTTCTAGCCCCTCTCCATCCTT atttagtACTAACAAATATGCCCAGATCAATGGATCCAAAGGCTGTGCTGAATTTCAAAAAGGGAAGATTTATAGTTCCCACTGCAGTGCTGAAATTTCTTGGATTTGTGAGAAGACAGCTGCATTCGTGAAGGTTGAAGATTTGGATTAA